In the Glycine max cultivar Williams 82 chromosome 19, Glycine_max_v4.0, whole genome shotgun sequence genome, TGTTTTCTTTAATGAGCTCATTTTCCTAATTATTTATGCTTTCATGGGTCTTATTTTACTCACTAAACATCGTAAatttatcacttttaatattctttaaacaaaaacttatgttaatttaacaattatttgctcaaaaaagaaaaattagtaaagaaaaattataaatttatatataatttaatctcaaaatatactcataattaatAGCAGTATcatcttataataaaaaaagatgagaaaaacacaaaatgtatttcatattaagttttaaaattaagtaacaCTACCTTCATTCTATTCATAAGATTTAAATTACAACTTAGAAGGTgtaattgtttgtttttataacaTCTAATTTATTAtgtcttttatattaattatttttaaactaaaatattcCCAATTAAATAAGGgagaaattatattaaaaaaataagaaaaaatgataaatattaatgataatactatttttgaataaatatataattttaaaataaatatattattattaattaaattaattatttttcttgatgttGATGAATGAGATAATCAAGTGTTATGAATAAAAGTAGTACTACTATTTATTTAACATGAAAacttaatcataataaaaatataattgccATTTTCCAAGCTTTGTACAGGTCAAAAAATGCTGCATAATTCCAAAAACCCCAAACCTATAAATACTAAACTATTGAGTCACTGATTAATGCTTGTTATAAGTGATAACTGCTAATGGACGCCAAGTTCGGAAGCCTCTTCGAAACCATCGGAAACTTCTTCACCGGCGGTGAGCAGATCCCGTGGTGCGACCGTGACGTCATCGCTGTAATTCACCTTCATTTCCCTTTCCATTCTTCCATCAATCTCAAATCCAAACTTTCCTTTTCCcctcttattttgtttttagtatttggtttttgtattttataacCCTAGTTTTGCCATCAGAGACATTTGAATATGTTAGGATTGATGATTTTTCTTGAATCCTGATTGGGAACATCAACACTGTTGCGCCTTGAGTCGATTCgcgtctcttttttttttttttcattttttgtgttaatttgtggCTGATTTATTTTGCGTTAATATCTAATTGGATGCTTTGAATTGATAATTTGTCGTACGAATTTCCTTAAATTGATCTCGGATCTTTGTTTTCCACATTATATAACCTTTGGTAATTAGATTTTAGAAATTTGCAAATTAAATAGAGGAAGTGGAGAAATTCTATTAGTAATTGTCTTTTAGATCAGTTATGGCGGTAAGAGAAATGAAACAACACACTCTTTGGttgaaaatgattaaaattgtgTGGGTCCCACACTTTTTTCAATGAACTCTACacatgattttgtaattttcaatcaattttaacaaataggaaagtatgttatttatagtgTGTTGCTAACACTACTCGTGGCAGTAATGGTAGCTGCAGGGATTGCAAATACACTGTTTGACTTGTTGTCATAGGTTGGCTATTGTGTTTGCTGTGATGAATTGGCTTGCATTGGGTGTAGgcatgtttatttgtttttccttctttcagtCTTAACTATTTGGCATGTTTTGAAGGGCTGTGAGAGAGAAGTTGCAGAGGCTGCTAATGGTGACTCTGAGGAGCGGAAGAATGAGAGTATAATGAGGTTGTCATGGGCTCTTGTTCATTCAAGGCAAAAGGAAGATATTCAGCGTGGGATAGCCATGCTTGAAAGTACTGTAACTTACAGAATTATGTCTTTGTAGTATGCCATTCTGATCTGCTtttgtaaaattgttttatttaaaacttatttagttagtattttttgtttcattctttTGGTACTAGCCTTTTATAAACTTTTGAGAGAAGTTATATTCTCTGTTTTTCTGATGCTTCAAAAATCAGTTGCATGTTTTCGGTGTCTATTATAAAGGTTATTCATGGGTGCAGCAGTTTAAAAGACATCTTATTAATTTCATGTTTTTCGTTGATTGAGCTTAATCATCTTTTAACATTCATTCATCTGAGAGCCCCCTCTTGTTTATCCTTGGGATTTCATGAGCCATGCCATCTCAAAACCTATAATGTATAATTAATGTACTAGTCTGGGGTGCTAGCTTGGATTTCTCAGCtcattataacaaaattaatgtaataaCACTCAAATCATAAGACAACTCATTGGTTCATTGTGAGTTGTCTGATTATTCTGCCAGTCTGATGGAGAGTTGGAAATTCACCAAAATAGCATATGCAATGCAATTATGTCTGGGCCATCAAAACCTCTCTGAAGTAGCCGCTGGGTTCATTGTGGTTTTCTGTGATTATCATGCAAACTTTAATGTAAGACGGTGAATTTACTAAACTATCATTTGCAAGGCTCGTATTTAATCAAGGCCTTTAAGATCTCTCAAATTTCCTACAACTAACTCTGTTCACTCCATATAAATATCACTGAAAATATTGTTCTGTGGTTTAACCTGCCTTGAACAATGCAATTGAGATTTCTTCACTAACGGACAGCATATTTAGCCTTttaaattttctcttcttttctattttaaaaaaggatAGCCTTGAGATGCTTATGCTACTGAGTTCTGGCAATTGGCACTATGACCACAGCCTCTTCCCTTCTTTCTATTGCTTTCCTTGTATAGCGTTACACAGAGATGTTTGATGAAGTATTCTGACCTTTATAAGCTTGGCTAACCTTTTACATCCTTAATTATGATTTGCAGCTTCCTTGGGCAATGATAAAAGTCCTTTGCATCAAAGAGAGAAGCTTTATCTTCTGGCTGTAGGTTACTATAGAAGTAATGACTATGGAAGGAGCCGGCAGCTTGTGGAGCAATGTTTGGAGGTCTGTCTTCCTCACTTGTAGATAGTAGCTAGAAACtaattttcttacttttccTGCTGGATTGTCATTTCATATAATGCTTCTTTTTATAGATAGTGGATTTTTATCTACAAGCCACCATAGAACTTGTCatagttaattttctttttataatactaTCTACAAGTGATAGACGGTAATTTTGTTCACTGCATGTTATAGATAATGGATCATTGTGTTGGTGTGGTGGGAGCCTAGGAATGTGAAGACCCATTGTTATCCTTATGAGATATCCAATACCCACGGTtttgattttatgtttggagattttttttcaacaataactgaatttcttttcatttagcTGATACTTAATCTATATATtactttcgttttttttttcattttttgaaagtTGTCATCCTATTGGGAGgctgcttttttttattaatatgttattatttgcaAATTAGTAGGTTATATATATACAAGTCCAGTATTCATAGTCAGACGCCAGATTTAATTTTATCAGTTAATGCACAtaactttttttgtaaaatatcttaGTTGTTACAATGATGTGGTACTTTCTTGAATATTGTAAGCTAGAAAGTCTTGCACAGACAATGGGCCAAATTTGAACTCTATCATATGGGTTTTTCTTTGGATACCATGCAAATTGCTGGTACACCCAGTATAACATGTGAAATTCTGGTTTTATCCTTCCGTAAAACTGATATGGATTGCTAATCCGTAAGTCTTATGCGGATTGTCAATTCGTATGAGACTTacgtatgatttttatttacaatttatatatgtaaacaaattaattattggataaaaattaatttacaaaatttattatgtaaatttacatgtgcattaaatatatattagaaattttagtgttatatataacgatattaattattttataacataattgacatATTAGTTCAGTTGGTATGAGACTTAGAGATTGCCAATCCATATCAGTTTTACAAAAGGGTAAAACTGGAATTTCCAATGTAATGTTATGCTAGGTATACCAACAATTTGCATGGTGCCCAAAGAAAAACCTTAAACACCATGGCATGTTTGGGATACTATGCATATACATCCATGGACTAACATGAACGATTCTCTTTCAgccaatccttttttttttttatttctctcgaTTTTATTCTGACCTCTTGTTCTTGCAGATTGCACCTGATTGGAGGCAGGCACTATCCCTCAAGAAAATAGTTGAAGATCGAATTGCTAAAGGTATAACTCACTTGTTTCTTGAGCTGTTATCCCTTCATTATAGCATTAACTAAGGAATTGCAAATGTTCGTTGTATCAATGCCAGATGGTGTAATAGGAATTGGCATCACTGCAACAGCTGTGGGACTTATAGTCGGTGGCATAGCTACGGCACTGGCCAGGAGGAGTTGAGAATCTTAAACGATTATTTCCTCAGAAATAATCTCAACCGAACAAGCTTagtctcttttttgttttactttcttCTGCAAATATGTTAAAGTCAATGGGAAATAATCCTCCGTTGACAACTACTGTTGTCAAGTTGTCAACATTTTTCTGTTTGTTAAAAGGAGCATTTTTACTGAAGAGATGATTTCAAATTTCCCTTtacaaatgcaatttttttttaaaaaaaaattctaggtGGGTTACACATGCCGTACGTGGCAATAACCTTAAGCCACTGGATGTGTAAATCATTCAATAGATatgtttattgataaataaataaaaactataaatgcGGAACCTTGCATAAAATGGCTCACTTAAATTATTAAGTTCATCTCGTTTCAACTAGTCACTTAAGGTATGCTTCGATGTTCGTTTGAAATGCGGTGTGCGAATTCAAAGATAAAGCTAATGATCCAGAATATCCgttttgcaaaagaaaaaaggtttgGATGCTTCTCAGAAACAGAGATTGACTCAAACCTAGGTTTGAATCGGAAATCCAAACATACACTTAGAAGGCAAATCTTATTCCTTTTGCTGCTGCAGGGGTTGAGGCATGGATTCTTATTCCTTGATCAAGACCAAGGCTTGATGAATATGAATACATGcccaaataatttatattaaaaattttttttaaaaaaaaaataagaaaaactttataataaatgaaaatgctACAAGGACACATTTTCTTCACAAATGCACAACCAGCTAATGTGGATGGATAAAGCTGCTTAGGTATGTTTAATAAGAGTCTCAATAAATGAAtttgacttttttaaaaaaaaaacaaggcagGTTTAATAAGAAGCTcttgaataaattataattaacttaatttcatGTGTAAAATTAGAGCTTCTTTTATAGAGGCAACCACTTTGCATGTTGTCAACAACAAAAGCCTTATCTCCCAAGGTGAGATCgataatataatttgaaaaacatCATCCAACTTAAACTTGTACGGTtaatgtaaaaagaataaaaattgtgAATGGAATTGTTCAAAGCGGATTGTTCTTCAAGAGTTTATGAGAGAAATCTTACCACTAAATTTACAGAGTTCAGATCATTAGGATTGATTAGCTGGAACTCATGCAAATATAAACTTAAGCATAATACAACAGCTGAGTACTACTGAGTTCAACCATCAAAAATACGAGAGAGCACAAGAAACTATCACCAAACATGCATCTGGGTGATTTCACCACTATAGGTAACCTTAACTACTTGCCCCCTCTCGAGTCCATAATATCTTGCAATTGCATCTGTCAGTAGCATGCGGGGAAGCTGAAAAcaacaaaacttaatttttgtgttggaatatgaaaaataaaactgaaataagATTCATGGAATACAAATTATACTATAGTATGTATATGTGatgtaa is a window encoding:
- the LOC100306722 gene encoding mitochondrial fission 1 protein A-like; this encodes MDAKFGSLFETIGNFFTGGEQIPWCDRDVIAGCEREVAEAANGDSEERKNESIMRLSWALVHSRQKEDIQRGIAMLETSLGNDKSPLHQREKLYLLAVGYYRSNDYGRSRQLVEQCLEIAPDWRQALSLKKIVEDRIAKDGVIGIGITATAVGLIVGGIATALARRS